Within the Phalacrocorax aristotelis chromosome 13, bGulAri2.1, whole genome shotgun sequence genome, the region ATGGGAATTAGGAACAGAACAACAAGAAGCCTTCTGCAGAACCCCCCTCCCTCAGATGGTAAAAGAACACAGGATCTTTTTGGGAATGACAGGTTGGTGTCAATTATCGATTTACAATTATGGAATAACAGCAAAACCATTGTATgaacttttgaaaaacaatcCCACTCAACTGATTTGGACCAAAGAAGctcaaaatgcatttgaaacGCTTAAAAAGGAACTAATGAAGGCCCCGGCCTTGGGCCTACCTGATGTTACTAAACCcttctggctgttttcccatgaaaaaCAGGGTATAGCTCTGGGAGTCCTAGCTCAACAGCTGGGACCCTACAGAAGAGCTGTAGCCTATTTCTGTAAACAGCTTGACGAGGTGAGCGAAGGATGGCCAGGATGTCTACGAGCTGTGGCGGCGGTGGTCGTGAATATTCAGGAAGCCTGGAAATTTACCTTGGGCCAAAAGATGGCAGTTTCACACACAGTATCAGCTGTACTTGAACAGAAAGGAAGTCACTGGCTTTCCCTGTCCCAATCTTTACAATACCTGGCCATTCTGGTTGAACCAGATGATATTAATATTGAAGTAACTAATGTTATGAACCCAGTTTCTTTCCTCAGTGGGGTGACATCTGAGCTGTTGACACATGACTGCTTAGAGACCATAGAGACAGCATATTCTATCAGACCAGATTTGAAATAAGAACCCCTACAAGATGCACAAGACTCCTGGTTTATGGATGGAAGCAGTTTTGTCCGACGAGGTATCTGAAAGGCCGGGTAGGTGGTGACAACAGCAAACAAGGTGATTGAATCCCAACCCTTACCTGCTGGGACACCAGCTTAAAAGGCTCAAATTATTGCCCTGACTAAGGCCCTAGAACtggcaaaaggaaagaagataaaCATATGCCCAGACTCCAAGTATGCCTTTGGGGTTGTCCATGCTCATGGAGCAATTTGGAAAGAACGAGGACTGCTAAttgcacaaggaaaacaaataaagcatGCAGAGGAAATACTTCGCCTATTAAAAGCAATTCAACTGCCAACTAAAGTCGCTGTCATGTACTGCCAAGGGCATCTAAAAGGTAACACTGACCAGGAAAGAGTTAACCAATTGGCTGATTATAAGGCTAAACAGGCAACAGAAAGAACACAAAAGATCTTAACATTAATTCCAGATAATAGACTTAGGAAAGGTTTAGACAAGCAGGGAAATATTGAATACTCTAAAACTGATAAGGAACTAATAGAAAAGTTGGGGGGGGCAGATTCCCTACAAAGGATGGGCCTATTTGAGTGATGGCAGAATTATAATTCCTGCCAAACTGGTAGGGAAAATTGTCAAAGAACACCACAATAAAACACATTGGGGGAGCAGAGTCCCTATAtgttttttaatcagaatttaATAGGGAAAAATTTATATACCACAATCTGACAGGTGACTCAAAAATGTGAAGTATGTTTGAAAAACAATCCTAATCTTGATTCTGGCTTTTCATGGCATCAGGGGGATGCTTAGGAAGCAGTATGGTATATAAAGAGCCCCTTTGCTTGTCTCActtgttgctttgtttgttggtttgcttgtcaggggaacctgatgaaattcaacaagagcaagtgcacggtcctgcccctggggaggaacaaccccccgcaccagcacaggttgggggctgaactactggaaagcagctctgttgagaaggacctgggagtgctggtgggcagcaagctgaccatgagccagcaccgtgcccttgtggccaagaaggccaacaatattctgggctgtattaaaaggagtgtggccagtgggtcgagggaggttatcctccccctctactctgccctggtgagaccacatttggagtgctgtgtccagttttgggccccccagtttaagaaggatgtggaactgcttgagcaagtccagcagatAGTTActaagatgatcaggggactggggcatctcccttatgaggaaaggctgagagacctgggcttgttcagcccggagaagagaaggctgaggggggatttcatcaatacctataaatatctaaagggtgggtgtcagtacgatgggactaggctcttttcaatagtgcccaacgccaggccaaggggcaacgggctcaagttggaacataggaagctctacctcaatatgaggacaaaccccttccctgtgcgggtgccagagcaggggcacaggctgcccagggaggctgtggggtcccttccctggagacattcacaccccgcctggacgcggccctgtgcccctgctctgggggtgcctgctccagcacggggtTGGACAGGgtaatctccagaggtcccttccaagccccaccattctgtgattctgtgtgattctgccTCTGTTGCCCAATGAATCCCTTGCTGCCCCATCGCAGCAGGCAGCCCAGTGACCCAAGACACGGGAAATCAGTTGGTAACAGCAGTGGGGATGGAAATAGcacaaaaacaaacatgctTGGCTGTCAGAGCCTTTCCTAAATGTGGCTGAGTGCCACAACAGGGCAAGAAAGGCTCCACAAATAGCAGGCACCCAAAGCAACCGAGGTGCTGCTGAGGTCTTTGCTCCTGGCCATGCCACGAAGCTGCCTGGGAGTACGGTcaagggatggggagcaggcTCCCcggttttttcccttttttctggcccttagcagagcagcagcctgagtCTCTGAAACTTTACAGACCTCAAGAAAAATCCGCTTTAATTTAGCAAGGATTTTTCAGGCAGTTTTGCTCCGCTGGACAGGGAGTTGCCGGCATCACAGCAGCCACTCACTGATGGTCCCTGCTGTGAATCTGACCTGCCTTGCAGCAATGTGGGAATGATCTTAACCTCCATGCAGCATCCAGAAACGGGATGGAAGAGCACTGATATGCTGGTGGCATCGCAGCAGGTGGCTAGAGCAGCTCACCAAGAGCAGGATCGGGCTGGGGAAAGTGCCCAGCTGAGAACCAGAGATGCCAGGATTGGTGCCTTTGCTCTGCCACAGCCTCTCCCAGGTGCCTGGGGACAGTTGCTGGGTTTGACCCTCTGTGATCATGAGACCAACAAGCAAATATGGCAATATTGACTTTACCTTTGTGTGCCCGTACCTTCATCTGAAGGCCCTGAGGCTGCAGGCTTGGAAAAATGTGTGTCTCTCCAAAACCTGGGGCTTTCACTGGGAACCAGCAGCAGATGAGACCCCACTGCTCCCCCAAGGCATCCTCAGGCAAGAGCGTTTGCCAGGGCATGGGAAGACCCCAGagcagtgcttcccagtacGAGCCAGTGAcacagctacctttccagccaGACAGCATACCTCATCTTGTCTTActcagaaaaggctttttttttttccttgattttccCATGTTCATGAAGTTTAAAGGCTGCCACATGCCTCCTGTGATACACAGCCACATGCATATAGGTACAGCCCcccccagcagtgcccagcactAGCAGTTTGCTGCCCAGCAGGAAGTCATGTCAGATCAGTCATGGGGTGATAATGTGCTGCTGTGGACATGGAGGTCACCCACAAGGTGACCCTGTTGGCCCTGGGGAACCCCCCTCAGTCATTCCCTTTGGATGCACACACTTACACAGGGGGAGCAGAGGTCCCAGTGGTGCCCTGGCCCCTCCTAGGGACGGGGGGGGACAAAGACCCCCTGCCCTGATGACAAGGACTGCTGCCTGGAGACAAAGAGCGCAGGGCAAAGCTTACATAACATCATCTCCCTACCAGAAACAAGGAGCAAAGCTGGTAGTGACCCTGGATGCCTCTGCAGCACggacaaaaagcaaaatcagcaacctaccctcagctgcttcttacgccaggcagcagggagctgcccgAACACAGCTTTGCCCTTCACCCCTGCCTACACGGGATGCCAGCGGTGCAAAGTCACCACTCAGGAGTCCCACGGACCCCGGCTGCCATCGGGGCTGCAGCACCTGGTGCACACAAGGACTGTCCTATATCTAATGCTGGGGCTGAAAGCAGACTGGAGCAGGAAGATTTGGCATCTTTAATACCATCCCTGCCAGGGTTTTGCCTCCAGCAGGAACAGTGACCTTGCCCCCTTGCATGCAGGCACCTGCAGGCTCGTTTTCTCTTTATTGAGCACCACTGCCCAGCTACCAGGCTGACCACAGATGGGCCAAACAGCCAAGTCAGCTAATTCAAGGTGAAGGTCAGCCAAACCACCACTTAGGAAAGCACAGCACATGGGCCAGCTGGGCTCcagggcagcccagcccagtGCACCCCCCCACCTGCCATCCACACCATGAGCTCCGGCCTGACATCAGACCCATGAAATGCAAGTCCTGAGCAAGCCTTATCTCTCCCCTTAGTACGGAGGGCTCACTCTGCACCCAAATCCTTCCCCCAACCCTGAGCAGACCTGGCTTAGGCCCAGCTAACACATAAGGCACcggagcagggcagggcagcaacATGCTCAGTGAGCAGAGCGAGTTCagctccagcagggacaggctgtGCAGCCAAGTAAGGAAGAAAGGGTGAGGAGGCATTTGCAGCATTGCCCTGATCTTGCTCACGTGCAAAACGCACATGTACTGGTGAGTCACTGGCACATTCCAGCATTACCAGACCCTGCTGGAAGTGCTGTGGTCAGACGCTGCACCGTGTCCTGGTTTGGCCCCACTGACATCAGCAGCACCGCTCTGGGAACAACCCACAGGGTTTTAAAAGGCTGCCCGACTTTATTAGTTGTCATTGCACAAGTACAAGGTAAATAAAACGAGTCTGCATGGAAAGGGTGTAGTTGcattaagaaaaagtaaaaaggctGGTGTGGGAATCGTCAGTGGTTTGCTGCACTTTTTTATTACAAAGCAGCACCTTTGCCTTGGGGCAGCCTGCCTACTCTATggggggaaggggctgtgccCGCCAGCATAGGGAGCAGCCGCTGACCCGCTCATGCCAAGGGCCCGGAGCTGGGCTCACTGGCGTGGCGCCTCCGTCCCGCTCCTGGGGCCGGCACCAAGCCGCATGCCATCGGTCCTGTTGTCACCCACTGTGCTCCCGAGCTGCaagacagagcagagaaagggtCAGGCTGACACCAAGGCGTTTTTGTTGCCgctctgcatttatttctgcagaaaaggagctgGTGCCCTGGGGATGAAGACATCGCCCATTGGGTCAGGATGCACCTCGGGGGATGCAGCAGGGATGTCCCCACTGCGCTGGGTGCTGCGTTGGCACTCCCCCACACCACCTCATCCAAGAACAGCACTCACCTCTCTGGGGACTCTGACACAGTTGTCATGGCTGGGTGAGTTGTCTTCCCGAAGAAGAAGCTGGCCCACCAGTGGCCAGGATCAGACTTGGGCAGACCTGGGGGACAGTGCGTGCCAGGCAAAGTCTGGGCCAGGACCACCCGGGCCAGGACCACCCGGGCAGCCCCGTTACCACCCCGATCTCATCCCACAGGAGCGGCTGGGTCACCTCCAGTAAGATCTGCCGTGGAGGGGCCGGGAGCAGAGTCCCCTCACGGCCCCGAGCTGGGATGGTGGCACTTAcccggggggtgggggatgaCCTCCCCAGAGTACTCCGAGCTGCCACAGGAGCTGTTGCTGGATGTGGAGCTCAGGCGCCCTGTGGAGAAATCATGGCCATCAGAGCCACCGCTGACCCTCAGTTGTGCCACAAAAAGCAGAGTACAGCCTTGATGTGGCTGTCCCTGGGGTGACACGGCTCAGTCTCATCACTATCTCACTCCAGTACTTGCCCAGCTTTAGTGCTAAGTCAATAAAAACTACTGGGAAGGAAATACTGGTGAGATTACAAGCTGGTCAAGAGCAGGTAGCAGAAAAGCACCTGAACACCTCTGTAGGAAAACACTTCCAACCCCAAGGACATTAATGGCTTTGCATCTGTTTGCAACACCTGGGAGGCCTTTGCAGGTGGCTTGGGGCCAAGAAGATGCGGATTCGTGCATATAAACCATGCAGTTTTAGTCCAACTGCTACAAGCTTCTTACTAGTTTCAGCTCAAGGGGAATACTCTAATGCCCTCTGGTTTAGGTAATCCATTAAATCAGAAAGTCTCTCCCCTGAAGAGGTACCAGTAGCTGCCATTGCCCAGACTGGTTTTGCAGCTCATTTCCACAGCAACAGTGCAAGATGCATTTGAAGCCATCACCTCCCCTCACCTACAACCTTAATAACAAGTGAAGGAGATTGCAAGACCCATCTCCAGCTGGTACAactgggcaggggctgcggtGACCCAAAGGAGGGTCTGAACAGCAGGAGGACTAGCTGCCCGCCTTTCTCAGCAAGGAGCCTGCCAGCTCTTGTGGGGCTTCAGCTGAAAGCACACACCTGAGCTCAGGTTCATCTCTGCTGGAACCACATTCCCCCGAGCCTGGCAAGGCACCATGCCCACTCACCCACCGCCCCAAGCGCTTGCCCTTACTTCTGTAGTAGTTGTGTGTTGCCATGAGCGAGCCGCTCGATGGGATGGATGCCATGGTTCTCGATCTTGGTTCTTGTGCAGATCTAAAACCTGCGAGCAAAGGGGCAGCCATCATTGCACatgggctgcagcacagcccctgcagcccccacctGCCCAGGGCCTGACCTGCGCCCAAACACGAGAAAACTGCAAGAGTTTAAATGGTACTGGTGTGATTTCTCAAGAGATTTGACACGTATACCTTCGCAGTGGCACTGCACTGGGTATGGAGGCTAGCGGTCATAGTGCTACACACGGTTTAAATCCGCAGCTGTAGAGCTCTGGCTAAGAGCTATGTGCAAAGCCAAAATAATCCCCTTGAAAACAACTGCTTGCACAGAGCACAAGCCTGGCAAGTCTGCACAGCGCCCTCCCCAAAATCCTCACGCGTGTTTTGCTTCCTTGCAGAAATCCAGTTCCCCTCACTGTATCAACAGTTGGGAGTTATGAAATCTCAGGCAGGGGTTGCGCGAGTAGCAAAGGAGTGTTTTGCTCGGGGCACATACCGAGGGTTTTCATGCAAGGGGttccagccccagcctgcaccCAGCAGCACCTCCGCCACCCACAAGCCAGGGGCAAACCTGCCTGCACAGCACCCCCCGCCTCCTGCAGAGTCCGCTCCCAGCACGGGCAAGAAGCTTGCTTTCCCTCGCCCACAACACGCCCAGTTCTGAgctagagaaatatttttctcctcctggtATAAAGCACCTCCTTGTTAAGCCGCTGACTGCTCCTGTGACCCACAGTTGGGACCCTTCTTTTTCAAGTGAGCTCCAAAACGGCTCCAACAGCCAAAGGTGCCAACTGCCAGCAGGAGCCACTGTCCCTCGGCCTGCAGGAGGACCCCGAGCCCCGCCGCCATCCggaggaaaagcaaatgcaCGGACCTGGGCTGTGAGCCAGGCACAAAGGAAGCACCCAGCGCCCCGAGACCCCCACCATCCCCCGGGCGCCCAGGTCCTCCCCAGCTCTTGATGAGGCTTTCCCTGGTCTAATGATGCACCCAGTTGTTGAGTGTCCTGCTGCAAAACATCCTCCACGCACCCACGTCCAAGCTAATACAGTAATCCGTagtggagaaactgaggcacggagcCGCCTCCCATCAGTTTCACCCCAAAGGGACTCGTTGCAGCCTTGCAGCTGACCCTTTCCAAAGCAACACCACTCCCCCGCCCCCGAATTACTACAGGCCGCCCCGTTCCCCCCCTCTCCCGCCGGGGCTGCACGCCCGGTCGCAGCGCACCTGGGCTGGGCGGCGGCGGGGTCCGGCGGGCGGGCACTAGGGCCGCGGGGGCCGCtcggcggcggcgccgcccgGGGCAGGCAGCGTCCGCACGCGCCTCTCCGCACCGCACGGCCTGAGCCGCGGCGCTGCCGGTCCCGCTCCCGCCACACCCCTATATCCCCTCGGGCCACGCCCCCGCGGGCCGCTCCGCCAATCGGGGTGGGGGGCGAGGCCGGGCACGCCCCTTTCCCCGAGGGGCGGGGCCTGCGGGAGCGGGATGGGGCCTGCG harbors:
- the PPDPF gene encoding pancreatic progenitor cell differentiation and proliferation factor yields the protein MASIPSSGSLMATHNYYRRRLSSTSSNSSCGSSEYSGEVIPHPPGLPKSDPGHWWASFFFGKTTHPAMTTVSESPESSGAQWVTTGPMACGLVPAPGAGRRRHASEPSSGPLA